Proteins encoded in a region of the Streptomyces sp. NBC_00310 genome:
- a CDS encoding AMP-binding protein: MVIPEPETAAKYRAAGWWREETFLADLAEAARTKADHPAVIAYEGRELARVVSYAELADLVERFAAALTELGVVRDDVVAFYLPNRWVLTPLYLACHRVGAIACPVIPALDVRELAQVLEESAARICVTVDRFDDIDYGARLAEAAPASLAHRVVVGDAAATGAVDFDEFFVRMPWEQRHDLPTAQQSGPDDPALLLYTSGTTGRMKGVVHSQNTLHAAVLAVCEPHRLTGDDVISIPNFATHMAGLTYACYMPLLLHATCVMQEANRDMELLLDLIAAHRVTWAYASPAYLVDLLAAQRKEPRDTASVAQIVSGSAPIQPQLIAQVREVFDIPVRALWGMTENGAVTVTRDDDPEGWAGRSDGRAEPWMELRIAVEEGGDAGRLLVRGASQCLGYLGRREVYEACLDEDGWFDTSDLARDDGRGGIRIVGRSVDQITRGSGQKVSTLEVESVLTRHPAVKEVALVGYPDPRIPGGELVCAVIVPEGEPPTLETLHGHLADERMAKVLWPDRVQFVWELPKNSLGKVLRHPLRDRLEIEYAARR, from the coding sequence TTGGTTATTCCGGAACCCGAGACGGCCGCGAAATACCGGGCAGCCGGCTGGTGGCGGGAGGAAACGTTTCTGGCCGACTTGGCCGAAGCGGCCCGTACCAAAGCGGACCATCCCGCCGTCATCGCCTACGAGGGCCGGGAACTCGCCAGGGTGGTGAGCTACGCCGAACTGGCCGACCTGGTCGAGCGGTTCGCCGCCGCGCTCACCGAACTCGGCGTCGTACGCGACGACGTGGTCGCCTTCTACCTGCCGAACCGCTGGGTCCTGACACCCCTGTACCTGGCCTGCCACCGGGTGGGAGCCATCGCCTGCCCGGTGATCCCCGCGCTGGACGTGCGTGAACTGGCCCAGGTGCTGGAGGAGAGCGCCGCGCGGATCTGCGTCACGGTCGACCGCTTCGACGACATCGACTACGGCGCCCGGCTGGCCGAGGCGGCCCCCGCGTCCCTCGCCCATCGGGTCGTGGTGGGCGACGCCGCCGCCACCGGCGCGGTCGACTTCGACGAGTTCTTCGTCCGGATGCCGTGGGAGCAGCGGCACGACCTCCCGACAGCACAGCAGTCGGGCCCCGACGACCCGGCGCTGCTGCTCTACACCTCCGGCACCACCGGCCGGATGAAGGGTGTCGTGCACAGCCAGAACACCCTGCACGCGGCGGTGCTCGCGGTCTGCGAGCCCCACCGGCTCACCGGGGACGACGTCATCTCCATCCCCAACTTCGCCACACACATGGCCGGGCTGACCTACGCCTGCTACATGCCGCTGCTCCTGCACGCCACCTGTGTGATGCAGGAGGCCAACCGGGACATGGAACTGCTTCTCGATCTCATCGCCGCCCACCGTGTCACCTGGGCCTACGCCTCTCCCGCGTACCTCGTCGACCTGCTGGCCGCCCAGCGCAAGGAGCCGCGCGACACCGCGAGCGTGGCGCAGATCGTGTCCGGATCCGCCCCCATCCAGCCGCAGTTGATCGCCCAGGTGCGCGAGGTCTTCGACATCCCCGTGCGCGCCCTGTGGGGCATGACCGAGAACGGGGCCGTCACGGTGACCCGGGACGACGACCCGGAGGGCTGGGCAGGCCGCAGCGACGGCCGCGCGGAGCCCTGGATGGAGCTGCGGATCGCCGTCGAGGAGGGCGGCGACGCCGGGCGGCTGCTGGTGCGCGGGGCTTCGCAGTGCCTGGGGTATCTGGGCCGGCGCGAGGTCTACGAGGCCTGTCTCGACGAGGACGGCTGGTTCGACACCAGCGACCTGGCCCGTGACGACGGCCGGGGCGGCATCCGTATCGTCGGCCGCAGCGTCGACCAGATCACCCGGGGCAGCGGCCAGAAGGTCTCCACCCTGGAGGTCGAGTCCGTGCTGACCCGGCATCCGGCCGTCAAGGAGGTCGCGCTCGTCGGCTACCCCGACCCGCGGATCCCGGGCGGCGAGTTGGTCTGCGCCGTCATCGTGCCGGAGGGCGAGCCGCCCACCCTGGAGACGCTGCACGGCCATCTCGCGGACGAGCGGATGGCGAAGGTGCTCTGGCCCGACCGGGTCCAGTTCGTCTGGGAGCTGCCCAAGAACTCGCTGGGCAAGGTGCTGCGGCACCCCCTGCGCGATCGTCTCGAGATCGAATACGCCGCCCGCCGATGA
- a CDS encoding thioesterase II family protein has translation MTAHTSRWLTRDTARPEAPIRLVCFPHAGGSAGFYRSWGQSLTEVEVHAVQYPGRAERLDEEPPHDLVRLAADIAEALEPLADLPLAFFGHSLGAPIALETARALQRRGIHIEHLFASGSRDAPLPTGLVAEEDPDRLLDDLVRMGGTDAEMAADPIFQEVVLPYLIADGRMFHDYTMAPEPLLGCPVTTIVGDRDDDADRRPWSALSTAPVQEVSVPGNHFYLIADPPYSVLHKALSVPRPDSC, from the coding sequence GTGACCGCGCACACCTCGCGCTGGCTCACGCGCGACACCGCCCGGCCCGAAGCCCCTATACGTCTGGTGTGCTTCCCGCACGCCGGGGGGTCGGCCGGTTTCTACCGTTCCTGGGGCCAGTCACTCACCGAGGTGGAGGTCCATGCCGTCCAGTACCCTGGGCGCGCAGAACGGCTCGACGAGGAACCTCCGCACGATCTCGTCCGGCTCGCCGCCGACATCGCCGAAGCGCTCGAACCGCTGGCTGATCTCCCGCTCGCCTTCTTCGGACACAGCCTGGGCGCTCCCATAGCTCTGGAGACGGCGCGCGCGCTGCAGCGCCGGGGCATCCACATCGAGCACCTGTTTGCCTCGGGCTCCCGTGACGCCCCGCTGCCCACCGGCCTCGTCGCCGAGGAGGACCCCGACCGGCTGCTCGACGATCTGGTCAGGATGGGCGGCACCGACGCGGAGATGGCGGCCGACCCCATCTTCCAGGAGGTGGTCCTGCCCTATCTGATCGCCGACGGCCGCATGTTCCACGACTACACCATGGCGCCCGAACCGTTGCTCGGCTGTCCGGTCACCACCATCGTCGGCGACCGGGACGACGACGCGGACCGCCGCCCGTGGAGCGCGTTGAGCACGGCTCCCGTCCAGGAGGTCAGCGTCCCCGGCAACCACTTCTACCTCATCGCCGACCCGCCCTACTCCGTCCTGCATAAGGCCCTCTCCGTACCGCGCCCCGATTCCTGCTGA
- a CDS encoding DUF6421 family protein, translating into MIDVDMGSVFAEVNELRGELGPPSSFREADTLKELARRLEGSTHLRRQPIVQAFLEDLGTFVPGSRLRATKEHINSRRDNHIFSLFDASYFPSLSLDYLTYEVLPSDPHLAERYYSNTAPVTVTGQSDGFRSRVVVALFPENHFDGIQDPDDLIFYFIDKFVERHNRITRKMIDAVMAEGSFPLLQGATDKQVEQASSWWVRLHEYHHRQGDMPIPEFLSAKKYKPLAGLEELRVDVSAMLVLLNDHKLPREQARTAYEYILAERLLRYAVEGIPRPNYDAVASQLLFGYLSEHDGIRVTGGTIGLSPDLPVVLARFLGAIQDIERRIHEEPVAAVRQRLLEFTNRYTDYDPVARDYRYIPFFADVKERLGV; encoded by the coding sequence TTGATCGACGTCGACATGGGCTCGGTGTTCGCGGAAGTCAATGAATTACGGGGAGAGCTCGGACCGCCTTCCTCGTTCCGCGAGGCGGACACCCTCAAGGAGTTGGCCCGCCGGCTCGAAGGATCCACTCACTTACGGCGACAGCCGATAGTCCAGGCCTTTCTGGAGGACCTCGGCACCTTCGTTCCCGGATCCAGACTCCGGGCCACGAAGGAACACATCAACAGCCGTCGGGACAACCACATCTTCTCGTTGTTCGACGCCTCGTACTTTCCGTCCCTGTCGCTCGACTACCTCACCTACGAGGTCCTTCCCTCCGACCCGCACCTCGCCGAGCGGTACTACAGCAACACCGCTCCGGTCACTGTCACAGGGCAGTCCGACGGCTTCCGGTCGCGGGTGGTGGTGGCCCTGTTCCCGGAGAACCACTTCGACGGGATCCAGGATCCGGACGACCTCATCTTCTATTTCATCGACAAGTTCGTCGAACGGCACAACCGGATCACCCGGAAGATGATCGACGCGGTGATGGCCGAGGGAAGCTTCCCGCTCCTTCAGGGAGCGACGGACAAGCAGGTGGAGCAGGCCTCTTCCTGGTGGGTGAGACTGCACGAATACCACCACCGGCAGGGCGACATGCCGATCCCCGAATTCCTGTCGGCGAAGAAGTACAAACCCCTGGCGGGACTCGAAGAACTGCGCGTGGACGTCTCCGCGATGCTGGTCCTGCTCAACGACCACAAGCTCCCGCGTGAGCAGGCGCGGACCGCGTACGAGTACATCCTCGCCGAGCGGCTGCTGCGCTACGCCGTCGAGGGCATCCCGCGGCCCAACTACGACGCCGTCGCCTCCCAGCTGCTCTTCGGGTACCTGAGCGAGCACGACGGGATCCGGGTGACCGGCGGCACGATCGGGCTGAGCCCGGACCTCCCGGTGGTCCTGGCACGGTTCCTCGGCGCGATCCAGGACATCGAGCGCAGGATCCACGAGGAGCCGGTCGCCGCCGTCCGTCAGCGGCTGCTGGAATTCACCAACCGGTACACGGACTACGATCCCGTGGCCCGCGACTACCGCTACATCCCGTTCTTCGCCGATGTGAAAGAACGACTCGGCGTCTGA
- a CDS encoding ATP-grasp domain-containing protein yields the protein MSFFTLEEIAYRPGPSGVALTLGGEPAEAFDAVINRSKLYGDDWQDRVERLTMLSDVPGLRLFDPADVWVTGYSKFLMAQRLAAAGLPVPPIRSATSLADVEEACQEWGEVILKPSFGYRGTDVERVADFAADKAVAEDLLSRYPTLVCQRFYPTAGGEYRITVAGEATPINMLKLPAPGSWRCKTMEGATFERFEAPDELVELSLRATRAMGITLAGLDILPAPDGYVILEVNPVPGYLSMLGREQHREVLGGVFDWVEAKTSA from the coding sequence ATGTCGTTCTTCACGCTCGAGGAGATCGCCTATCGCCCCGGCCCGTCCGGCGTGGCGCTCACCCTGGGCGGGGAGCCCGCGGAGGCCTTCGACGCCGTCATCAACCGCTCCAAGCTGTACGGCGACGACTGGCAGGACCGCGTCGAGCGGCTGACCATGCTCAGCGACGTGCCCGGCCTGCGGCTCTTCGACCCGGCGGACGTCTGGGTGACGGGATACAGCAAGTTTCTGATGGCCCAGCGGCTGGCCGCCGCCGGACTGCCCGTGCCGCCCATCCGCTCGGCGACCTCGCTCGCGGATGTCGAGGAGGCCTGCCAGGAGTGGGGCGAGGTCATCCTCAAGCCCTCCTTCGGCTATCGCGGCACCGACGTGGAACGCGTCGCCGACTTCGCCGCCGACAAGGCCGTCGCCGAGGACCTGCTGTCGCGCTACCCGACCCTGGTGTGCCAGCGCTTCTATCCGACGGCGGGCGGCGAGTACCGGATCACGGTCGCCGGGGAGGCCACCCCGATCAACATGCTCAAGCTCCCGGCGCCGGGCTCCTGGCGCTGCAAGACCATGGAGGGCGCGACCTTCGAACGGTTCGAGGCCCCCGACGAACTGGTCGAACTGTCGCTGCGCGCCACCCGGGCCATGGGCATCACCCTGGCCGGCCTGGACATCCTCCCCGCCCCGGACGGCTATGTGATCCTCGAAGTGAACCCGGTCCCCGGCTACCTCTCGATGCTGGGCAGAGAGCAGCACCGCGAGGTGCTCGGCGGTGTCTTCGACTGGGTCGAGGCGAAGACGTCCGCCTAG
- a CDS encoding aldo/keto reductase, with protein MRYMTFGRNTGLRVSEFALGTANFGAGVGAHPEAAGLMWARRGDGAGREDARKVFDRFAEAGGTFIDTADCYQFGESEKLLGEFLAADRDHFVLSSKFTNSDSVRPGISDTGNSRKNMIRSVESSLKRLRTDHIDLYWAHFPDTLTPAEEILTAVDQLVRGGKILYAGLSNFPAWRVSRAVTIAELRGWAPVIGIQTEYNLVNRTGERELLPMAEALGLGAALWSPLGGGLLTGKYRRTAAGWVSDENRRHPRNDTDRIEAVVNTVLAVAEETGLSAPQVALAWLRGRAAGSTTAFVPVIGPRSADQLEEYLTSLTVTLTEEQLARLDAVSAVELGSPHEIGRLVRDSLIGGDPGRVVAPVVPVA; from the coding sequence ATGCGCTACATGACCTTCGGCCGGAACACCGGGCTGCGTGTGTCGGAGTTCGCCCTCGGTACGGCCAACTTCGGCGCGGGCGTCGGGGCACATCCCGAGGCCGCCGGACTCATGTGGGCCAGACGAGGCGACGGCGCCGGACGCGAGGACGCCCGCAAGGTCTTCGACCGGTTCGCCGAGGCGGGCGGCACCTTCATCGACACCGCCGACTGCTATCAGTTCGGCGAGTCGGAGAAGCTGCTCGGAGAGTTCCTCGCCGCCGACCGCGACCACTTCGTCCTGTCGTCGAAGTTCACCAACAGCGACTCCGTCCGCCCGGGCATCTCCGACACCGGCAACAGCCGCAAGAACATGATCCGTTCCGTCGAGTCCAGCCTGAAACGCCTGAGGACCGACCACATCGATCTGTACTGGGCGCACTTCCCCGACACGCTCACCCCCGCCGAGGAGATCCTGACCGCCGTCGACCAGCTCGTACGCGGCGGCAAGATCCTCTACGCCGGTCTCTCCAACTTCCCCGCCTGGCGCGTCTCCCGGGCCGTGACCATCGCGGAACTGCGCGGCTGGGCCCCCGTCATCGGCATCCAGACGGAGTACAACCTGGTCAACCGCACCGGCGAGCGCGAACTGCTGCCCATGGCGGAGGCGCTCGGCCTCGGCGCGGCCCTGTGGTCACCGCTGGGCGGCGGACTCCTCACCGGCAAGTACCGGCGTACGGCGGCCGGCTGGGTCAGCGACGAGAACCGCCGCCACCCCCGCAACGACACCGACCGGATCGAGGCGGTCGTCAACACCGTCCTCGCCGTGGCCGAGGAGACCGGACTCTCGGCCCCCCAGGTTGCGCTCGCCTGGCTGCGCGGCCGCGCGGCGGGCTCGACGACCGCGTTCGTACCGGTCATCGGCCCGCGCAGCGCCGACCAGCTCGAGGAGTACCTCACGTCCCTCACCGTCACGCTCACGGAAGAGCAACTGGCCCGTCTGGACGCGGTGAGCGCCGTAGAGCTGGGCAGCCCGCACGAGATCGGCCGTCTCGTACGGGACTCCCTGATCGGCGGGGACCCCGGCCGGGTGGTCGCTCCGGTCGTGCCCGTGGCCTGA
- a CDS encoding non-ribosomal peptide synthetase yields MKATGEPLPEVAFVPAHEEVARLAADRPAAVAVRCGGVAVTYSELVSWSRRLSHRLASAGVGVGDRVAVLAEPSAAMIATVLGVLGAGAAYVPIDPAQPDARVATILHDARVKAVVATAHTRHRATGSHTPVVTVPDIPDEEADTTASGSFAANVGPADPAYLIYTSGSTGEPKGVVVEHRNLAASTRARLMLYPGNPTFLLVSPLAFDSSVAGIWGTLQAGGCLVVASADELRDPDRLVSLVSRHRVTRVLCVPTLYGLLLDAAERAGTGPLASLRQVIVAGEALPRSLVDRHFTLHSPEVELVNEYGPTETTVWATFHRFTGAEPVSIGGPVPGTLLHVLDDGLQPVPPGTEGELFIGGAGVTRGYFGRPEATAAVFLDDPFAGEPGARMYRTGDIVRRNTNHGLDFIGRADDQVKVRGHRVELGAVESTLRPLEGVQDAVVLPDARGSGLIGFVASREGADPVALRRALARELPSVMVPGELRVLPELPRNLNGKLDRALLRTLAAEPLTPRPSAAPLSDEPLTTRPSAAPLPDEPLTTQVTAAWSEVLGVATVPPDVNFFDLGGHSLAMFKLQDALEQHCGLRPSIVALFQETTVAAQVTLIRTSREQGEDASPSTSAEAARRARTARLRQQRARKGARQ; encoded by the coding sequence ATGAAAGCAACCGGCGAACCACTGCCCGAAGTCGCGTTCGTACCCGCACACGAAGAGGTGGCCCGCCTGGCCGCCGACCGTCCCGCGGCGGTCGCCGTACGCTGCGGCGGCGTCGCCGTCACCTACAGCGAGTTGGTCTCCTGGTCCCGGCGGTTGTCCCACCGCCTCGCCTCCGCCGGCGTGGGCGTCGGGGACCGGGTCGCCGTCCTCGCCGAGCCCTCCGCCGCGATGATCGCGACCGTGCTCGGCGTCCTCGGCGCGGGCGCCGCCTATGTGCCCATCGATCCGGCCCAGCCGGATGCCCGCGTCGCCACGATCCTCCACGACGCGCGGGTGAAGGCCGTCGTGGCCACGGCACACACGCGACATCGGGCGACCGGTTCCCACACGCCCGTCGTGACGGTCCCGGACATCCCCGACGAGGAAGCGGACACCACGGCCTCCGGCTCCTTCGCCGCCAACGTCGGACCGGCGGACCCGGCCTACCTCATCTACACCTCGGGCAGTACGGGCGAACCCAAAGGCGTCGTCGTCGAGCACCGCAATCTCGCCGCCTCCACCCGGGCCCGCCTCATGCTATACCCGGGGAACCCGACCTTCCTCCTGGTGTCACCGCTGGCCTTCGACTCGTCGGTCGCCGGGATCTGGGGGACGCTCCAGGCGGGCGGCTGCCTGGTCGTGGCGTCCGCGGACGAACTGCGCGACCCCGATCGGCTGGTCTCCCTCGTCAGCCGTCACCGTGTGACCCGCGTCCTGTGCGTGCCCACTCTCTACGGGCTGCTGCTCGACGCCGCCGAACGCGCCGGTACCGGTCCACTGGCCTCCCTGCGCCAGGTGATCGTGGCGGGCGAGGCCCTGCCGCGGTCACTGGTCGACCGACACTTCACGCTCCACTCCCCCGAGGTGGAGCTGGTCAACGAGTACGGCCCGACCGAGACGACCGTGTGGGCCACCTTCCACCGCTTCACCGGCGCCGAACCGGTCAGCATCGGCGGCCCGGTCCCGGGCACGCTGCTCCACGTCCTCGACGACGGGCTCCAGCCCGTACCGCCGGGCACGGAAGGCGAGTTGTTCATCGGCGGGGCCGGGGTGACACGGGGATACTTCGGCCGCCCCGAGGCCACGGCGGCGGTCTTCCTCGACGACCCCTTCGCCGGCGAGCCCGGCGCGCGCATGTACCGGACCGGTGACATCGTGCGCCGGAACACGAACCACGGGCTGGACTTCATCGGCCGCGCGGACGACCAGGTCAAGGTCCGCGGCCACCGCGTGGAACTCGGTGCGGTCGAGTCGACGCTGCGCCCGCTGGAAGGCGTCCAGGACGCGGTCGTCCTGCCCGACGCACGGGGATCGGGCCTGATCGGCTTCGTCGCCTCACGGGAGGGCGCGGACCCGGTCGCGCTGCGCCGCGCCCTCGCGCGGGAGCTGCCCTCCGTGATGGTGCCCGGCGAACTGCGGGTCCTGCCGGAACTGCCGCGCAACCTCAACGGCAAACTCGACCGCGCGCTGCTGCGGACGCTCGCCGCGGAACCGCTCACCCCCCGCCCCTCGGCCGCGCCCCTCTCCGACGAACCGCTCACCACCCGCCCCTCGGCCGCGCCCCTCCCCGACGAACCGCTCACCACCCAGGTGACCGCCGCCTGGTCGGAGGTGCTCGGCGTGGCCACGGTGCCGCCGGACGTCAACTTCTTCGATCTCGGCGGCCATTCGCTCGCCATGTTCAAGCTGCAGGACGCGCTGGAGCAGCACTGCGGGCTGCGGCCGTCGATCGTCGCCCTGTTCCAGGAAACCACCGTGGCGGCACAGGTCACGCTCATCCGGACCAGTCGTGAGCAGGGGGAGGACGCGTCGCCGTCCACCTCCGCCGAGGCGGCCCGCCGGGCCCGTACGGCCCGGCTCCGCCAGCAGCGCGCGCGGAAGGGGGCCCGCCAGTGA
- a CDS encoding MFS transporter, whose amino-acid sequence MTASARTAADTSESPEDDNGSRRRSVALAVISSAQLMFLLDATIVNVALPDIQESLRLDGSALEWVVASYSIAFGGLLMLGGRAGDILGRRRLFMTGVAVFTVASLLGGFATEAWLLTVCRTAQGVGAAAASPAALSLIAVTFPEGPGRNRAVGWYTAVATAGGGVGLLAGGLITVYLSWRWVMFVNVPLGVAILAVGAGVLRETPRARGAFDVLGAVTGTLAALLLCFGLIDGASGGGNWSSAPVLGALGTAAVLLPVFVLIERRSAQPLVPLRLFVDRTRLGTYAVTALISTAVFGIFFFLTLFLQQVWDYSPLRTALVYLPLTCLLVIGAKAGSPLLALFGTRALVCGGLLVATTGILWLARIGESDGYATGMLVPTVLTYAGLGVTGVPLTLAALSRVADEDSGAASGLVNMARQIGGATGLAVLGAVAWSSGAGAGLSTGVARGFAVAAGVTLLALCVAAATLPRKGR is encoded by the coding sequence ATGACGGCGTCCGCGCGCACCGCCGCCGACACCTCGGAGTCCCCCGAGGACGACAACGGCAGCCGGCGGCGGTCGGTCGCGCTCGCGGTGATCTCCTCGGCGCAGCTGATGTTCCTGCTGGACGCGACCATCGTCAATGTGGCGCTGCCCGACATCCAGGAGTCGCTGCGTCTGGACGGCTCCGCCCTGGAGTGGGTCGTGGCCTCGTACTCGATCGCCTTCGGCGGGCTGTTGATGCTGGGCGGCCGGGCGGGTGACATCCTCGGCAGGCGGCGTCTGTTCATGACCGGCGTGGCGGTCTTCACCGTCGCCTCGCTGCTCGGCGGGTTCGCCACCGAGGCGTGGCTGCTGACCGTGTGCCGTACGGCGCAGGGGGTGGGCGCCGCGGCGGCCTCGCCCGCCGCGCTGTCGCTGATCGCGGTGACCTTTCCGGAGGGGCCGGGGCGCAACCGGGCCGTGGGCTGGTACACGGCCGTGGCCACGGCCGGCGGCGGCGTGGGGCTGCTGGCCGGCGGGTTGATCACGGTGTATCTGTCCTGGCGCTGGGTGATGTTCGTCAACGTCCCGCTCGGCGTGGCGATTCTCGCCGTCGGCGCCGGGGTGCTGCGCGAAACACCCCGCGCACGTGGCGCGTTCGACGTCCTGGGCGCGGTCACCGGCACCCTCGCCGCACTCCTGCTGTGCTTCGGGCTGATCGACGGCGCCTCGGGGGGCGGCAACTGGTCCTCGGCCCCGGTCCTGGGCGCACTGGGCACGGCGGCCGTGCTGCTGCCCGTGTTCGTGCTGATCGAGCGGCGCAGCGCCCAACCGCTGGTGCCGTTACGGCTGTTCGTCGACCGCACCCGCTTGGGCACCTACGCCGTGACGGCGCTCATCAGCACAGCCGTGTTCGGCATCTTCTTCTTCCTCACCCTCTTCCTGCAGCAGGTCTGGGACTACAGTCCGCTGCGTACCGCGCTCGTCTACCTCCCACTGACCTGCCTGCTCGTCATCGGGGCCAAGGCCGGCTCCCCGCTCCTCGCACTGTTCGGCACCCGCGCGCTGGTCTGCGGCGGTCTACTGGTGGCCACCACCGGGATCCTGTGGCTGGCGAGGATCGGCGAGTCGGACGGTTACGCCACCGGGATGCTGGTGCCGACCGTGCTGACGTACGCGGGTCTGGGCGTCACCGGGGTGCCGCTGACTCTGGCCGCCCTCTCCAGGGTCGCAGACGAGGACTCGGGCGCGGCTTCCGGACTGGTCAACATGGCCCGGCAGATCGGCGGCGCGACCGGACTGGCGGTGCTCGGCGCGGTGGCGTGGTCGTCCGGGGCCGGGGCCGGACTGTCCACGGGGGTGGCCCGGGGGTTCGCCGTGGCGGCCGGTGTCACCCTGCTGGCGCTGTGCGTGGCGGCCGCCACCCTGCCCAGGAAGGGCCGGTGA
- a CDS encoding DUF6202 family protein — protein MTAATEFSLSDRTELDERVDQEIDRAGLRRADNEFFGTARTAVSVSPQAALTIGVWWRAMTKSFMFSTIAGMGEMARAFSAQDAPTHDVLGAFQTVYRVIGDDLDNAAPEFRAVAPRGPAGIHYVWWDDTIVAPLAARLGEDELRKAAKLPEGIGELLANMDRLASSPLGAAIQLRVVETIALDIAVAFRRLYAKVSVDGERVFADNDQFAWIDSHIKAETVHAAQVSDDETGMTWVVTDPAQAAEFLVLAREYSANWSRALACFAGCLTDVPPESVGSPGVADSVAARA, from the coding sequence GTGACTGCTGCAACCGAGTTCTCCCTCTCCGACCGGACCGAACTCGACGAGCGGGTGGACCAGGAAATCGACCGGGCGGGACTGCGGCGGGCGGACAACGAGTTCTTCGGCACCGCACGCACCGCCGTGTCCGTCTCCCCACAGGCCGCGCTCACCATAGGCGTGTGGTGGCGGGCGATGACCAAGAGCTTCATGTTCAGCACCATCGCCGGAATGGGCGAGATGGCCCGGGCCTTCTCGGCGCAGGACGCGCCGACGCACGACGTCCTCGGCGCCTTCCAGACGGTCTACCGGGTGATCGGCGACGACCTCGACAACGCTGCCCCGGAGTTCCGGGCCGTCGCGCCGCGCGGTCCGGCCGGCATCCACTACGTGTGGTGGGACGACACCATCGTCGCCCCGCTGGCGGCACGGCTGGGCGAGGACGAGCTGCGGAAGGCGGCGAAGCTGCCCGAGGGCATCGGCGAGCTCCTGGCGAACATGGACCGGCTCGCGAGCTCCCCGCTCGGGGCGGCGATCCAGCTCCGGGTGGTGGAGACCATCGCGCTGGACATCGCCGTGGCCTTCCGTCGGCTCTACGCGAAGGTCTCGGTGGACGGGGAGCGGGTCTTCGCCGACAACGACCAGTTCGCCTGGATCGACTCCCACATCAAGGCGGAGACCGTGCACGCGGCGCAGGTCAGCGACGACGAGACCGGCATGACCTGGGTGGTCACGGACCCGGCGCAGGCGGCCGAGTTCCTCGTCCTGGCCAGGGAGTACTCCGCCAACTGGTCCCGCGCTCTGGCGTGTTTCGCCGGCTGTCTCACCGACGTCCCGCCCGAGTCCGTCGGCTCTCCCGGGGTCGCGGACTCCGTGGCCGCGCGTGCCTGA
- a CDS encoding GNAT family N-acetyltransferase, with protein MEIVDRYGLALALIEPSELAGEPWTRSDQYIDVVRLPNPPADTWDELARRGFVRKPSLLTWVAELGADEDGFLAGLDRSARQTVRRARRQAAAAGVRETVEDPVTPDTLDRFLALYQERVADMRYGVPFALDHRDAILHGPRKFFGVFAYDGEELVGGCLALECPAVNTLVLRFSAVSAAYRRSSLPRVIYFSVLRAARARGYARATLGNEPNLMGHLTQPGLLRFKTGLGFRAVPSHECADPQASDEADLVLRLKALSDPTLILGYAGRRLAAHLISEKPMEAAEAQLYTAPFLEPTPVHHHPEWTD; from the coding sequence ATGGAGATCGTGGACCGCTACGGCCTGGCGCTCGCCCTGATCGAGCCCTCGGAGCTGGCCGGGGAACCCTGGACCAGGTCCGATCAGTACATCGACGTCGTCCGACTGCCCAACCCCCCGGCCGACACCTGGGACGAACTCGCGCGCCGGGGGTTCGTCCGCAAGCCGTCCCTCCTCACCTGGGTGGCGGAGCTCGGCGCGGACGAGGACGGGTTCCTGGCCGGCCTCGACCGCTCGGCGCGCCAGACCGTCCGGCGGGCCCGGCGCCAGGCAGCCGCGGCCGGCGTGCGCGAGACGGTCGAGGACCCGGTGACACCGGACACGCTCGACCGGTTCCTAGCGCTCTACCAGGAACGGGTGGCCGACATGCGGTACGGCGTCCCGTTCGCGCTCGACCACCGGGACGCCATCCTGCACGGGCCGCGGAAGTTCTTCGGGGTCTTCGCGTACGACGGGGAGGAGCTGGTCGGCGGCTGTCTCGCGCTCGAATGCCCGGCGGTGAACACGCTGGTGCTCCGGTTCTCCGCGGTGAGCGCGGCGTACCGGCGGTCCAGTCTTCCCCGCGTCATCTACTTCTCCGTGCTGCGGGCGGCCCGGGCCAGGGGGTATGCGCGGGCGACGCTGGGAAACGAGCCGAATCTGATGGGCCATCTGACCCAGCCGGGGCTGCTCCGTTTCAAGACCGGGCTGGGGTTCCGCGCGGTGCCCTCCCACGAGTGCGCCGATCCCCAGGCCTCCGACGAGGCCGATCTCGTCCTGCGTCTGAAGGCCCTCAGCGATCCGACGCTCATCCTCGGGTACGCCGGGCGGCGGCTGGCCGCGCATCTGATCAGCGAGAAACCGATGGAGGCGGCGGAGGCACAGCTCTACACCGCGCCGTTCCTGGAGCCGACGCCCGTCCACCATCACCCGGAGTGGACGGACTGA